The window GCCGAACCCAGCAGAGCCATCCGGGAGCTCCAGAAGAGCAAACCTTCCCCAGGCTGCCCTGGCACCGCTTGGagccctgcagcctcagcatAAGTGAAGGCAGTACTGAGACCTCCCGGCTGCCAAAAACAGGGCACTTGGGTATCGAGGCGGTGCAGGCGGGCAGGGCTGCCGTCGCTGCTCAGTCCTCAAAAGGCAcctgcagtgctgagtacaTCATCACCCTGCTGTCATCCTCCTGCTTGCCTGGGGAGAGAGTcccagaaagaaaggaagaagagggtGAGTGTTTAGCAACAGAGGGAGAAGGGctgttttggggtggggggcttgCTTGTGGCTTGATATAAGTCCCCCAAAAGCCAGgagatgcagctgctgcttggggacAGGCAGGCAGGTGTGGGTGACACCCATCCTCCCACGtgccctcagctgatgctgcAGACACCCAAAGATCACAGAACTCCCTACATCCTGGCAGCTGGGGCTGACCCACCAAAATGCCCACAGGGCACAGAACCATATGAGATCCTGAGCTGGaaaggacccataaggatcactgagtctaattcctggctccacacaaaAAATCAGACCACAAACAACCCCATTTGGCCACAGAGACACCCCCAGGTCAGATgcccctccctgcccagcccACTTCTTACAGGAGAGGCACTTGAGGATGTTGTGGAAGGAGCCCCCAGCTGTGAAGAAGGCCCAGATGCCCATACAGAAGGTGATGATGTAAATGGGGACCAGGCTGGCCACGTACCAGGGGTTCAGGAATGTCTGTAGAGATAGAGAACAGTTAGGAACATCACCACTTGCCAGCCACACCAGGCACCTCCAAGGCCCTTGTGAAATGGCTGCAGGGTGTGTGGAAAGGGGAGCCCTCCTCTCACGTAGCTGCCTCCAAGCACGGCGGTGCTCCGGTAAGCCTGGCTAAAACTCCTGCCTGCAAGTTTCCCACCAGGGGCTTAGCAAATAATCCTCCAGCTGACCCGCAGCCCTCCACTAACCCTGCTTAAATCCCACGgccccaaagcacagcagaacaggCTGCTCTGGTCACAACGTGCACAAGAGGGACAGGACTTGCCACACGCCTCAGAGGCAGAGAGCAAACCTGAGACCCCAGTGGTGGTCCCtacaatcccctccctgtccccagaTGGGCATCTGATGACAGCAGCTTTACCTGGGGGACAGCTTTTGGTGCAGAGGTAGCCCACTCTGGTGCACCAAACTCACCAGCCCCGACGTAACGAGGTGACTGATGACAACCAGCCCCAAGCACCAGTAGCGGCGTTTCTCGCAGGCGTCGAAGAAGATCACTCCCCAGAAGGTGTGCAGCAAAACCACGGCCATGGTGAGGAATGCTGCGGGAAGAGGGTGATACAGAACCCCTCAGAGCCCCCCATGCCTCCCCGCTGCGGTGGGGCAGGACCAAGCCAGCCCCCAGCCTCACCTGAGGTGATGAAGTAGTACGGTGAGTCCCCATGGATCCCGACGATGCCCGGCCCGATGGAGTCTGCCAGGATATTAATGACTGAGAACACGCCGCTGATGATGCCAAAGGACAGACCTGACACTGCAGAGGGGACAAGGACAtcagctgtgactgtgctgtgtgctgtgcccaCCTGATGCCTGCTCGGTTCTGTGCTCACCGTACGCCATTTGCTTGAGAGAGATGGGCGACCGGCCGTCCTCGCTGATCGTCGCCAGGCCTTCATCTGCTTTCCTGCTTGGGCAGAAGGGAAAGCATGAGGAGGTGGGGAGGAACAGAGCCTGCTTGGGGATCTGCCCTGCAAAGGGAGCTTTGTCAAACAGGATGAGAAGGGGTGGTTATAAGCAAGTCTGGGGTGAAGGAGAACAGCTCCAGTGCAGGATCTAAAGAGGAAGAATCTTTGTGGATAAAAATCAGAGGTCAGCAGTGACCACAGCTACCAGAAAGTCACTCAGTACACGGCTTGAGAGGACCCAAAGTGAGGGAGTGGGGAGCCCTGCCCACGGATGGGCCCTTACTTGAGCAGCTTGAAGTAGGCAAATCTGAAAGCCTCCTGCAGTAGGACGGAGACGGCAGCCCCAAAGACGAGGAGGCCGTACTGAAGTCTGGCATTGCCCTGGTCGCTGAGATGGACCGAAATGAACCAGATGAGGGAGGCCAGGAGCAGTGAAACCAGCCAGAAAAACGCTCTGCAGAGAGAGAACAGCACAGTGAGACAGGGAACCCCGGCAGCACCTCCGCTCAGGAtctggaggtgctgagccatcagctgctgctgtggtttgtCTTGGCTCCAGGTCACACATGCAGCATGGGAAGTTTTTGGTGGCAGGGTCTGTTGTTTGATCACTGTCATGTGAGACGTGACAACCTGCCCGAGGAAGCTGAAAATCAAACAGatttggaggcagaaatcttcctttctccctcaggGCCACGTCAACCTTTtctgcagacagctgctgcCTTAGGAAGCAGGGAAAGGGGCTCGGTTCTGTGCCTCGGGAAGGCTCAACCAAGGGCCTGTCCTTGGAAAGATGGGAGCAGTGAGAAAGGGTCGGCTCAGAGCCACCCCTGTCTCCTTCCCAAACAGAACCCCTGCATtaacccacagcagcagcaaagccctgGCAGGAGCCATGACCTGGGGACCAACTGAGCACCACGACAGACAACGCCTCCCCTGGGGGGGCACAAGGGGTGGGGGGCTCAAGGGGCTGTGCAGCCAGACCTGCCCCAATAACAGCACCAGGCCAGGCACAACAGGGCAGGCTGGAGCCAGGCCAGGCTCCTGTactgcagggaggggaggcCCTGCATCCCTGGTGAgtccccacccaccccccaaagacccccagAGCCACCaacaccccacagcccccaaagGCCCCCTCCAGGCCCACCGAACAGCACCCCCGGGCCCCCTCACGACCCCAGCGGCCCCCCCACGCCCACCTCAATGGGCCCTAAAGGCCCACtcagccccccaacccccccccgaCGGGCCTTAAACCCACCCCCACACCCCTTAACCGCTCCTGGTCCCCCCCACGGTCCCCAGACGACCCCCGTGggtccccagcagccccccaagCGCCTCCCTATGGGCCCTAAAGGCCCTCAGTACCCCCTCGGagccctcccccccaccccccccaggcCCTCTCTCACCCCGCCACCAGGATAATGACCCGCAGCGGTTCGGCCGCCACCGTCAGCAGCACGAGGGCGAGCGCGGGGCCGAAGGCGATCCCGGCGCACCCGAAGAAGACGGCGGCCCCCatggcggcgggggggggggcgggggagggcgGAGCGGCCGCGGGGCACGCCGGGAGTTGTAGGCCGGGAGAGAGCGAAGGGCGGACAGCGCCCCCTTGGAGCTGGGAGGTCTCGCAACGCGTGGGGTCGGTGGGGTGGGGACATTTTGGGGGCGGTGCGGGGACAGAAGGAGCGCAGCGCGCTGCGGCCCGGGCTGTTTTCgtagcttttatttctttatctttgGGCAAAGCGGTCGGGGAAGGCCCGGCACGGAGGTGGCGTTGGCTGTGGGGCCTCGTGGTGTCATGGCGGCGTGGGCCCGGATAGGGTGAGGTGTGCGtacagcagctctccctgtgGGACCAACGGCCTCATGGCGGCTCCGGCCCCATGATGTCCTCTgtcgccccccgcccccctgTGAGCCCCCCTTGGGGGCGGGGTGTCCCCCCACAAGGACCCCCTGTCCCTCCACTGCCGCCTCCgtcccccattgaccccaacagCTCCCACCATCCGCCCACCAacaccccattgccccccattgtcccccacatcccccccattgcccctcATTGCCACCCATTGCCCCTCACTGACACCCCATTGCAAACCCATTGtctcccacatccccccattGCCACCCATTGCTCCTCATTGACACCCCATTGtctcccacatccccccattGCCACCCATTGCCCCTATTGACACCCATTACCCCTcattgtcccccattgccccccattgtcccccacaTCCTCTcattgtcccccattgccccccattgcccctcACTGACACCCCATTGCAACCCCATTGtctcccacatccccccattGCCACCCATTGCCCCTCATTGCCACCCATTACCCCTcattgtcccccattgccccccactatcccccacatcctctcattgccccccattgcccctcATTGACACCCCATTGCAACCCCATTGtctcccacatcccccccattGCCACCCATTGCCCCTCATTGACACCCCATTGTCTCTCACAtccccccattgtcacccattGCCCCTCATTGCCACCCATTACCCCTcattgtcccccattgccccccactgtcccccacatCCTCTCATTGTCTACCACtgcccaccccactgcccccaccaggacccccaccTGTGGTCCTGGAGGCTCCGGGACCGTTGGCTGATGGTCTGATGATGGGACAGGAGCGTGGccccagcactgggctggggtgatgggggggcagcgggcgctgaggcagaggctgagcagcagcagcactgtcccAGCCACGGCCATTCCCACAGCACTGGGCAGCGGGCAGCCACCTGGGGACCAGTCTGTGTCCCATCACCTCCACAcagaccccattgccccccaggATCCTCCCATGGACCCCCAAAAGCCTCTCTCAACACCACAATGACCCCATTGCCTCTCCTCATGCCCCCACCACAGccacaatgaccccattgacccccacaTCACTCTCCTCTGATCCCTACCCCAGCATTGCACCGTCTGCTCTGCCCCAGTTTCCCCCCATGCATCCCAGCTGGAAGGGAGCCACAAAGGGGGGTTACCCCACTCTCCTTTCCCCCcatcctcccagccctgcacttACCCACAGCCTCATGCAGCTCCGTGCTCCTCTGGATGTGGGGCCCAGAAGCATTGAAGCGAACCTCACAGAGCCCCCCCGACAccccagggctgagcagcagctctgtgctgtttccCAGCCCCAGAACCTCCTGGGGATGGTCCCCCCCCAGCCAGGAGATGAGGACGGGGCCACCAGAGGCACCCACAGCACACACTGGGCTGAGGGGGGACTGGGGGGACCTGTGGGTGGCCAGAACCTGCACCCAGCTGTGGGTCCTCCAGCTATCTGCAGAAAGGGAGCTCAATTGGGACCCCTCATAGTGccagggggtgtgggggggtctGTTTTGGGGAGGGACGTGGGGGTCAGAAGCACTGGGAGAGGCACGAGGCTCCATTTCAGTGGGGAGGACGTGGAAGGTGAACAACATGAAATGGGAGATCTTTGGGGACATATTAAGTAGGGGTCCATGGGGGTCTCATCCCGTGGGGTCACATGGGGGATGTCCCATCCAGGGAGGGAAACATGGAGAGTCCAACCAatggagggatgtgggggtccCAACCcatgggaggggatggggatggcctCCGGTGGGGAGGAAGCGGGGGGCTGTGTGAGGTGGGGCAGACTGAGGGGGTCCCATTCAGTGGGCATTATGGGGTTCTCACCCAATGGAGTCTCGGGGTCCCCCCACTCCTTCCTacctcccaccagcagcacgGTGCCATTGCCAAACTTCAGCTTGGAGACGATGGTGTTCGCACAGAGGTACAGAGCGGTGTCCTTTGGGTGAGCAGCCTGGATGTGCAGCACAGCGTAACGCTTCTGATAGTCACAGGAGAATCCATTCTTCGTTCTATCTATGCAGTTCAGAAGCAGTTGGGGCGACCCTCCAGGGCTGTGTCGGAACCACAGCACTTTGCCTGCGCCATCCATCCTCTCATCTGCCATGCATGTGATGTTCACTGCAGCCCCAGGTTCCACGAAGAGGACGGGATCCGGCTGCCAcagcttcagcagctctgtggggacTGAGCCGGGGTCACTGccagccccaaccccctgcACCCCGTTAGCATTaagcccccccaaccccaacacGTACCCATGCACAgtggcagcagccccacagccatcAGCACCGTCATGCAGGAGGAACCCCCCGGTGCCATCGGTGCggcacagcccctctgcaggGCGCTGCTCAAAGCATTGGCCCTGGCAGCAACGCCTCCTGGCCACGTGGACACCGCGTCCCCATAGAGTCACTATTTCCCTATAAGGGGCACGGTGTCCCCAGGAGGGTCGTGGGGTCTCTAGGAGGATCGTGGTGTCCCCTCATGGCTTTGATGTCCCCATAAGGGATGGAGTGTCCGCATGAGGGATATGGTGTCCCACAAAGGAATCAACGTCCCCATAAGGGTCACGGTGGCCTCATGAGGGTCTCTGTGTCCCCATCAGGGTCTCAGCATCCCTGTGATGGTCTTAGTGTTCCCATGTGGGTCTCAGTGTGCCCATAGGGTCTCAGGGTCCCCATGAGAGCCTCAGTGTCCCCATAAGGGTCTCAGTGTGCCCATGAGGGTCTCAATGTGCCCATGAGGGTCTCAGTGTTCCCAGGTGGGTCTCAATGCACCTATGAGGGTCTCAGGGTCCCCATGAGAGTCGCAGTGTCCCCATGAGAGTCTCAATATCCCCATGAGGGTCTCAGTGTTCCCATGAGGCTCTCAACGTGCCCATGAGGGTCTCAGTGTCCCCACGAGTGTCTCAATGTCCCCATGAGGTCTGTGGTGCTCCCATGACTGCTGTGGTCTCTGCAGGAGGCTGATGGCGATCCCACATGGAAGTGGTGTCCCCAGGGGTGTCGCAGTGTGTCCTTATGAAGACCACGGCGTCCCCACGAGGATCACATCCCGCTCTGGCTCTGCAGGATCGCACCCCAGCTCCCAGTCCAGGTGCTGCGTGGGACTCACATTTGGGggtgaaaacacagaaatttggGTTTTTAACCACTTTGCAATGCTCAGGGCTGGAGGTGGCCCCTCCAGgaccctcttcccccccccccccccgcccccccaggTGCTCGGGCTGAGGGGAGAAGGCAGTTCCAGCACCAACACTGCAAACCACAGCGCGCTGCGGTGCCAAAGACTTCCTGGGGACGGACATCCCCCCCCCATCGCCATCCTCGCCTCGGGCTGTCACCAAAGTGCCCTTCAAAGGACAAAGGACCGAAGGCAGTTTTGCTCCCCccagcgccgcccgccccgctccgctgTTGTGGTCGAGCAGAGACGGCAAAACGCTCTGAACCCGAAGGTTTGAGGGCAGCAAGAaagtgtggggggggggtgtgggggggtggTGGCAACGACAGGGGCTGTGTGCGAACAAACAACAGCGAGGTGACAAAACAACGGGGGGGGGAGTGAGAAAACGAGCGAGGCGAGCGTGACCGCAGCGCTGCTCCGGCTGCAGGAACCACACGGAGCCCGCATGAGCTGCCCTCACCCCAGCCGTGGCCCCCAGCAGCCCATGGCCCCCCCGGTCCCTCTGCATCCCCCATCCCCTGACGTCCTGCACAGCCCGTGGGCAGCGttggagctgtgctctgtgcgTCCCCATCCGTGCGCTGCGCTCAGCCGGGGTGCGTGGAGCCCAATCCCAGCCCCGCATCCTCAATCAGCCGTGGGGCTGCGCTGGGGGGAGCAGTGCAGGGTTGAAGCCCTGAAGGaaggggtttttggggggggggggaaggacgGACGGACGATGACGACGACACAGACAGAATGCAGGGTAACAAAATCGCTcatgcactgcagagctgcggTTCAGTTCCACTTTGCAAATGAGAGCGGAACGCGCGGCCCCACTGAGCACGTGGGGTGGGGGTGATGGAGTCGGGGCTGCATCGCTGCTTTCATTTCCCAACCTCTGTCCCCTTCCTGAagttcccccctccccactttGTGCCCCCAGATGCCCCCCGGGCGCATCGTCCCACCGTCACTGTCACCTCAGCCATAACCTCGGCTGCAGGATGCGGCACAGGAAGGCTCCTCCTCGGCCCCGGGGCCCCgtcccaccccaaatcccccactCAGAGCGTTCTGCAAGAGCTGAGAGCAGTCTGGAGCCGTTCAGCTGCGCTCAGCGCCATCCGAGCATGCCCTGCAGCCCGGCTGCTGtcgttctgctgctgctgctgcccggtatgtgctgccccagccccacTTTCCGTGCCCTGTAGCTCTCGGCATTGGCTGAGTGGTCCGAGCAGAGGGAGGTGGGCTCACATGGCTTCAATTTGCTGTAGGATTTGGTTTCTTTACAATGTTTGCTTTTACCCTTCAGTTCTCAGGATGATCTCTGGGCAAAACCTGTTGGGATGATCCCACCCAAACCCCATTGCGCGCCGCTGCCTTCCCTCCCCGCGTCCCACCTTCTGTGCCCCCCAGCATGGGGATGACAACCCTCACCCACGGCTCTCTCTGAGCCAAAAAGTTCCCTTTTCTCATAGGATCTGGGCTGGAGATGAGGCAGCGCCGCGTTCTGGGGCAGCAGCCAGCGCCCATCAAAGGGCTCCGAGCTGCCAGATCCCACTAAAACCCCAAACGGCCCCGAtttggggctgccccacactcAGATCTCCTCACCCCACAGGAGCTGCTCGGGCACAGCTGAGGATCCGACAGAGCCCGGCGCAGCTCTGGGTCCGCCCCGGGcgcacagcagagctgaactgcagcactgATAGTGGCTGGAATGTGGATCGGCACCGGGCTGTGAGTTGGTACCGGGAGCAGCCGGGCAGCAGATTGCAGTTCATCTACCCGAGCCCGGATTCCTCACGTTCAGAGGGAAAATACTCCCAGATGAGGAGAGCAAAGggattgttttccttttacatcAACTCTGCGCAACGGGAGGACTCCGGCTTTTATTACTGCGCTTCCACCTCTGAGCCCTTTGAGTTTGGGGACGGGACCAGGTTGGTGGTCACAGGTGAGCATTGGGACATCGCGGGGACAAAGGGGGCGAGGGGTGAGGGTGAGGTCATGGGGACCCTGAGACCCTCATGGGGACACTGAGATCCACATGGGAACACTGAGACCCTGAAGGGGACCCTGAGACCCTGATGGGGACACTGAGACCCTGATGGGGATGCTGAGACCCTGATGGTGACACTGAGACCCTGATGGGGACATTGAGATCCACATGGGAACACTGAGACCCTGAAGGGGACCCTGAGACCCTGATGGGGACACTGAGACCCTGATGGGGACATTGAGATCCACATGGGAACACTGAGACCCTCATGGGGATGCTGAGACCCTGATGGGGACACTGAGACCCTCATGGGAACACTGAGACCCTGATGGGAACCCTGAGACCCTGATGGGGACACTGAGACCCTGATGGGGATGCTGAGACCCTGATGGGGACACTGAGACCCTCATGAGGCCACTGTGACCTTTATGGGGACGTTGATTCCTTTGTGGGACACCATATCCCTCACGCGGACACTCCATGGACGTGGAGGACACAGCtccgtgctgcagggctgtggcactGCCAGCACCCCATCAGTGCCCCCACTGCCTGCAGACGCCACAGAGCCCACCCTCTCCATCCTGCTGCCCTTGGATGCGGAGCTCCGTGAGCCACCCCGGGCTgccatccctctgctctgccaccTCTACGACGCCCCCAAGGGATGGGACACCGTCCGCTGGCACCACGGCAATGTCAGCCCGGTGACGGCCACCTCCATGGATGGACGCGGTGTCCTCAGCGCCTGGAGCCTCACCTGGCTCACAGCTGAGCAGTGGGACGGCACCGTGGGCTGCACAGccgtgcagagcagcacaggcaggacCATCACCGTGACCAtcaggcagcccagcagcacaggtcAGCTCCCATTGCTCTGCTCCATCCCCTGCTTGCATGGATGTAACTGTGGGTACCGCGGGCGCAGCTTCGCTGCAACAGATCCGAGCCCCCAAAGCTCCCCTCCCATTGCTTCAGCTCTGCACTCTGTAGCAAAATCCACCCATTGAAGGACGTGGGGAGGGCACTGAGCCCATCGTTCCCCCTCCCAGCAGATCCCAGCCCCTATCAGCCCATCCCACCCCAATTCTGCCAGCTGTTCCCCATTGGGTGCGCTCTGGAAACCCCCTTTCCCCACCTCCTCACATCCCCATGTGCTGAAATCCCCCAGTGCCGTACCGTTGGCTGAATGATCCTGCACTCTTACCACACTCCTCTCCTCCCATCCCTCCATTATGCTGAACATAACCCCTAAGTGACCACTACAAAACCCATCCCCATgtctgtcccccccccccaacagcaCAGTGCCTGCAGTGGCTGCCGGTCGTTTTGCTGCCCTCAGTCCTCACCATCGCCGTCCAActgatgctgcagctctgcagaaagacCCACACTGGGGGTCCcggtgccccacagcccccccagcagTGCAGACACCCACGGCCATCCCATagagctgcaggatggagcCAGGAGGTGAGCTGCCCCCCCAGCCCGGGCTGACTGATTTatggctctttttttccttctttttgcctttatttttctctttttttctctctccccccccccccccccccccccttttaaccctttttgccctttttttcttttcctccttttgccccttctgctctttttcccctcccccgGCCCCCCTCCACCTCCTCTTACACCCCAGAAACCCCTCCGAGGTGCAGCCGTGGGCACAGGGATGGCATTGCTGTGGGATATGGGGGCACTCCTTTCTTCCCAAGCAAAGACCCGGAGGAGCCCCCAGGTGTGTTTTaacacctccccccccccccccctctgttGCAGACCGAGTATGCAATGGTGGCACTGAGAGCCCCTTCCCCACGTGTGcagtgagaaagaaagcaagaaaagggCGACCACAGAGAACGGCTCAGGGCGATGGGACCCCaatgggcagcagctctgcactgtgggGGTCTGCAGCTCTATGGGATCTCTGCAAACaaaatgggggtttgggggaaATCTCCACCGTATCTGCAATACGGTCCCATCCGTATGGGGgtgtgcagccccacagccccggggTGCTGAGCTCCACACTGTTGGTTCCTCACTCTGTGGGAAGGGCTTTCAGCAGGAAATGTGTTCCTCTTCTGTCACATCCGAAGTGAacgacggggggggggggggggggtgatgaGTGACGGCATTACCCCCATGCAGACCTCTGGAAAAGCCCATTGATGGCTTTTCTCAGCCCAAAGTGAAAGTGCTCTGGAAAAGAACTATGCTCCCCATGCAGTGCCAATGCCCAGCGCACCCCGAGCAGCCCCAGAACCCCTCCAGCCCCCCTCCATGCCCCCTAAGAGCCCTTCATCCCCCCTCCATGCCCCCTAAGAGCCCTTCATCCCCCCTCCATGCCCCCTAAGAGCCCCCCAGCGCCCCTCCACGCCCCTTAAGAGCTCTATGGGATTCTGCTATGGGTGGCAATGCACTGCTTCCCAGCCCAATctccagcccatccccaccatcaCCAGGTCATGCCTTCTGCTACCCCGTACGACAGCTATGAGGAAATGCCATTAAACAGGGAAAAGTCCTTTTAAACCTCAGGAATGAAGCAGAGCTCAGTTTCTCTCCACCTCCTGCTCACTGCGCGGCAGCACGGAGCTCCCCTGGCACACACTGGGGATGCTCATGGTGCTCCCCATCCTCAGGTCCCCCACTTCTCCTTTGCCCCACACACTGTGCTGAGTGCATCCCCTTTCCTCCCCGCTTTCCCATTCCTGCGGAGCGATCCTGTATGGGAAGTTGCTCCCAAGCATTGGGGCTGAACTGTGGAGCTGTGGGAAAGCCCTGAGTGCTTCCGTGCGACGCTGAGCAGCTGCccctgggggagaaaaagggaaacgaATGCATTCCAGCCTGGAAACCACCCGGGagtgagcagggctgtgtttaATTAAGAGAGAACAGGCAGCGCTTGCAAAGCATATGGCTCCAATGTGCGGTTTCAGGGCTGAGCCCCAAcggtgcagagctgctctcagtgccCATCTGACCCTAAAAGCTGTCACAGAGCAGCGTGGAGTGGAGACGGTGCTGCGAGCGCAGCCACCCCCGCGTGCAGCGGATGTGGGCACGGAGAGTGGGAACCTGCAGCGCTCTGCTGTTGGTGCttcttaaaataagaattaccatttaaaatggcatttttttttttcactcccaGCATCCGCACTCGCCCCGCTCAGCCCAGCCCAAAGCCACCGCTGTTTACAAAGCAtcagagaagggcaggaaaGCTCTGCTTAGGGGACAAATTCCTgcaggaaagagcagaaatctCTGAGAGATGCAGTGGGAAgagtgctcagctctgtgcccaccGGTCCCAGTTACAGCATGTCCCcgttcccatccccatccctatccccatccctatccctatccctatccctatccctatccctatccctatccctatccctatccctatccctatccctatccctatccctatccctatccctatccctttccctatccctatccctatccctatccctatccctatccctatccctatccctatccctatccccaccccatccccaccccatccccatcccatccccactccatccccatcccatccccatccccaccccatccccaccccatccccatcccatccccatcccatccccatccccaccccatccccatccccatccccattcccatccccatcccatcactGCTGGAGGAATGGCCCCAGGTTTCCTCCCCGCGGTGTCCCATAGGAGCAGCTCCATCCATCCACCTCACCCCACAGCGGCTGCTTCCGCAGGAATCCTGATAATATCATTGTGAGCAGGACGGCCTCGTTTGCCCACTTGGTGATTTTAATCTCCCTTCGAGGTTTGCTTCCTCCTATGGAAGGTGGGAAATGATGCAATGCTTCAGGCAGAGGATGGGATCGTGCACGCCTTCCTGCTCCATCTGCAGCAAAGAGCCCCAACCACGACCCAAACAGATGGTCCTGGGGGGTCCCTTACAAAGCACTGCCCCCATCATTGGGTGCCTCTCCACCCCTCAGCCTTTTGCACATTGATTTTAGCATAGGAGCTTTAATACACAAAGAGACCTAAAAGTGCACAGCTTACATAaaatggggatggggaaagcGTTGGGTTTGGCCACATTTCTTGGCTGCCTTTTGGATGATGCTGTTGTTCTCTGTTACAATTGGGTAAGAATGAACCTCAAGGGAAGAAGCTGAAACCCAAAGCATGGAGGGAGTGCTGTATTCCTCCAGCCAGAAAACCTGCATGAGTGTTGTAAGCAAAAATGGTTCAGTGGTGTTGGGTGGGAGGCAGGAGATCCTGAGCTCTGTGGGCTTTGCTC of the Gallus gallus isolate bGalGal1 chromosome 25, bGalGal1.mat.broiler.GRCg7b, whole genome shotgun sequence genome contains:
- the LOC121107589 gene encoding uncharacterized protein LOC121107589 isoform X3, translating into MAPGGSSCMTVLMAVGLLPLCMVPTELLKLWQPDPVLFVEPGAAVNITCMADERMDGAGKVLWFRHSPGGSPQLLLNCIDRTKNGFSCDYQKRYAVLHIQAAHPKDTALYLCANTIVSKLKFGNGTVLLVGDSWRTHSWVQVLATHRSPQSPLSPVCAVGASGGPVLISWLGGDHPQEVLGLGNSTELLLSPGVSGGLCEVRFNASGPHIQRSTELHEAVGRAAVRTPHPIRAHAAMTPRGPTANATSVPGLPRPLCPKIKK
- the LOC101751615 gene encoding uncharacterized protein LOC101751615 isoform X1, which produces MPCSPAAVVLLLLLPGAARAQLRIRQSPAQLWVRPGRTAELNCSTDSGWNVDRHRAVSWYREQPGSRLQFIYPSPDSSRSEGKYSQMRRAKGLFSFYINSAQREDSGFYYCASTSEPFEFGDGTRLVVTDATEPTLSILLPLDAELREPPRAAIPLLCHLYDAPKGWDTVRWHHGNVSPVTATSMDGRGVLSAWSLTWLTAEQWDGTVGCTAVQSSTGRTITVTIRQPSSTAQCLQWLPVVLLPSVLTIAVQLMLQLCRKTHTGGPGAPQPPQQCRHPRPSHRAAGWSQETEYAMVALRAPSPRVQ
- the APH1A gene encoding gamma-secretase subunit APH-1A, translated to MGAAVFFGCAGIAFGPALALVLLTVAAEPLRVIILVAGAFFWLVSLLLASLIWFISVHLSDQGNARLQYGLLVFGAAVSVLLQEAFRFAYFKLLKKADEGLATISEDGRSPISLKQMAYVSGLSFGIISGVFSVINILADSIGPGIVGIHGDSPYYFITSAFLTMAVVLLHTFWGVIFFDACEKRRYWCLGLVVISHLVTSGLTFLNPWYVASLVPIYIITFCMGIWAFFTAGGSFHNILKCLSCKQEDDSRVMMYSALQVPFED
- the LOC121107589 gene encoding uncharacterized protein LOC121107589 isoform X2, encoding MAPGGSSCMTVLMAVGLLPLCMELLKLWQPDPVLFVEPGAAVNITCMADERMDGAGKVLWFRHSPGGSPQLLLNCIDRTKNGFSCDYQKRYAVLHIQAAHPKDTALYLCANTIVSKLKFGNGTVLLVGDSWRTHSWVQVLATHRSPQSPLSPVCAVGASGGPVLISWLGGDHPQEVLGLGNSTELLLSPGVSGGLCEVRFNASGPHIQRSTELHEAVGGCPLPSAVGMAVAGTVLLLLSLCLSARCPPITPAQCWGHAPVPSSDHQPTVPEPPGPQGELLYAHLTLSGPTPP
- the LOC121107589 gene encoding uncharacterized protein LOC121107589 isoform X4, coding for MAPGGSSCMTVLMAVGLLPLCMVPTELLKLWQPDPVLFVEPGAAVNITCMADERMDGAGKVLWFRHSPGGSPQLLLNCIDRTKNGFSCDYQKRYAVLHIQAAHPKDTALYLCANTIVSKLKFGNGTVLLVGDSWRTHSWVQVLATHRSPQSPLSPVCAVGASGGPVLISWLGGDHPQEVLGLGNSTELLLSPGVSGGLCEVRFNASGPHIQRSTELHEAVAQCWGHAPVPSSDHQPTVPEPPGPQGELLYAHLTLSGPTPP
- the LOC121107589 gene encoding uncharacterized protein LOC121107589 isoform X1, whose amino-acid sequence is MAPGGSSCMTVLMAVGLLPLCMVPTELLKLWQPDPVLFVEPGAAVNITCMADERMDGAGKVLWFRHSPGGSPQLLLNCIDRTKNGFSCDYQKRYAVLHIQAAHPKDTALYLCANTIVSKLKFGNGTVLLVGDSWRTHSWVQVLATHRSPQSPLSPVCAVGASGGPVLISWLGGDHPQEVLGLGNSTELLLSPGVSGGLCEVRFNASGPHIQRSTELHEAVGGCPLPSAVGMAVAGTVLLLLSLCLSARCPPITPAQCWGHAPVPSSDHQPTVPEPPGPQGELLYAHLTLSGPTPP